The segment ttgttttcaacttatttatttcaaaatatattaataggCATTTACTTATGTACACATATTAAGTCtgcttcttaaaaaaaattctatatctaataaaatcacacaatcatGCTGTTTATAAAACATCACAAAATTACACAGGGAAAAAAGCACCAGGCCATGGGAGGAAAGGGGGGATGTTGTAAagggacataattcaataaaattaggGCATGTAGACTAAAACACAGAGGTAATCAAATGGAttcttacataaaaaaaattaaaataatgtacatcTGGATCACGATCTAATCTGTATATGCCACTTTTAATCAGCGAAAATCACAACATGTTAATACACAATATAAGTGTGAGCAGACTGTTAACAGGCAAAATTTTATATGCATGTGACTTTGCATCAACTTGAAGCTGGAATGGACTCTTATAATATGGAAGACAAAGAATTATGATGCGTAGACAAAGTGATGATACTGAATCCCAAGTACACCCAATTATCGCTCATATACTACCACTGAACACTAATAGCAAAATGAATTGGAAGAGTTATGGCACTTTTCTTATAGCAAATTACAGATGCAATCAAATAGTGTGgtctatttcttaaaaaatacaatcttATCACTGACCAATAGTCAGAAATGCCCAAAAGTATATAAAAgcttataatattgaaaaaataaataaattgtatgaTGTCTTTAGAAGACATTTCAGCAGAGATAATGGCATTGGTCACTTGAAATCAACTCTGAaccaaaaattctttttttttctcaaaatagtctacacatgtattttgaaatcatCTGAATAGTATTATctatacatgaaaaaaatattacatcttcaatattaaaaaaataattcaacatgAATTTTCAGAGAAGCAGGAGGAATATGTTTAATTGGTGAAAGCAGGGAAAGGATCAGGTGCTAGTTGGACAATATCtccattatttttatgaaaatttttaagtCAATATATACAGTATGCTCTATGGGAACTTAATCAAACTAACTGTCAAATGTTTAAACCACATGTTGTAGTTTCTACATAGATtgcattttaagaaaatatggaGAGAAACTTGTGATATTAAAACCCTCACGAGTATTAAGGCTGAAACAAACAACATTTGAGTATGGTCATAACAAAATAAAGTGATAACATATTTGAACAACACCACTGCTGAAAAAAGCAATGAATAAACTCAATCACCAAGTCCCATCATATCTATAGACCTCAAAATGTGTCAATGAGCAACCACTTCACTAAAAGATATGTCTAATATtctataataagtaaaaaaaaaaaaaaagaaagaaaaaactgtTCCCTAGACAATAAGAACAAAAGAAGTGTTATATGCATGATGCATAAAGCAATGCTTCGTCCGTGACTAATGTGTTTATCGTAAACAGCACATCTAAAAATGTGTGCAAGACTAGCTGAAGTTTTTGATAAAAGGCTAATAAATTCACCAGTACGTTAGTAAGTAAACACTGAGTtgggaaaatattaaaaaaacaaaatcgcagtaacaaaaaataaagtatcATTGAAAAATCCTTATTGAAAAGAGTGACTTgttgaatatttataatatacatatacatcttAATCCACAATACACTacacatgtataacaaaatGCAGACATAAAAACTCTCCTAGTCTTCAAAAACCTATCCAGCTAAAACGAACATTAGAGAAGATATGTACAGCAATATTGACCAATCAAGCCAACTCTTGCTTAGCAAGGGCAAGTTCATCGCTGTCAATCACCACTCGAAGCTTGATCTGGCGCACCGCCAAATCCTCCAGAATGTCGTTGGTGACCAGAATAGATTCAAACACTCTCAGCAGACTACCGTCCTCTAGGTTGACGCAGACATCAGTCACTTGTTTAGGAGTCATACATATATTGCACACCATCAGGGAGTTTTCCATGTCCACACGTAGAACAAGAGTTCCACGCTCCTGTTCAAAGTACTTGATGATGGACATGTTCATCGCACTAGTTAGGGATTTGTAGAACCTCTCCACCAACTTCTTGAACGTTGGCCCTCGATGTCTCCACATAAGGCAATGCTCCACAGGTTTCTCTGTCTGTAGTGACAAATTTaagttttctctctttttccTTTGATCATTGTTTAGATTATTCTCTGTGTGGTTGCCCAGATTTTCCTTATCATTAGTATCACACTGATCCAACCTATCACCATTACAGTTGATGGAATTCTTCCTGTTCTGCATGCTTTCTAAACTTCCAATCTTGTTGAAAACATGGCTGTCCTTTAACACATTAATGGCCTCTGTGGATAAAGTGTACGAAATGAAACTAGTTCTACTGCTTGACCTTATGATGGTTGGACCCTCATGACGCAGATTCTTCAAGAGTTCGTTCCCTTTGAGTGGTTTAACAGGAGAAGGGGACCTTGTTATCACATTCTTTACTTCGTACTTCAGCTTTCGCTTGGCCGGAGGTTTCTTTTTGGTTTTGGACCTTCGACAGAAGCACCAGCAAGAGGACATTTCCTCGTCACTTTCATCGTAAGCGTACTCCTTTATCCTCCTTCCCGCCGAGGACCACTCCTCCCCAATCATTGTCATGTTCTCATATGACTTGTGGGCCCTGCGAGGAGTGAGGACTGGAGCTGTCCCCTCTTTCTTCCTCCTCTCCTTCTCTGGGGTATCCCCCGTCT is part of the Magallana gigas chromosome 3, xbMagGiga1.1, whole genome shotgun sequence genome and harbors:
- the LOC105334481 gene encoding uncharacterized protein; amino-acid sequence: MQRISLSEREELIESLDAEAIYDYLIQHGVLHQVEKEKIENGKNKAQRNTALLQLVEGTGSSAVALFINALRQSGQLSLASSLDENSRIKPIYGSGYLGKDRYKGQVTINVEVDRIFGVFPSWEEGDDLDEKTGDTPEKERRKKEGTAPVLTPRRAHKSYENMTMIGEEWSSAGRRIKEYAYDESDEEMSSCWCFCRRSKTKKKPPAKRKLKYEVKNVITRSPSPVKPLKGNELLKNLRHEGPTIIRSSSRTSFISYTLSTEAINVLKDSHVFNKIGSLESMQNRKNSINCNGDRLDQCDTNDKENLGNHTENNLNNDQRKKRENLNLSLQTEKPVEHCLMWRHRGPTFKKLVERFYKSLTSAMNMSIIKYFEQERGTLVLRVDMENSLMVCNICMTPKQVTDVCVNLEDGSLLRVFESILVTNDILEDLAVRQIKLRVVIDSDELALAKQELA